ATTGATGGACCACTTGGTTTAGATAACGCATTGAGTGAGTTTGCTGCGAAAGTAAAAAAGGTTTCAGGCCCGGTTGCTGGTAAAGCAGATATCTTAGTTGTTCCAGATATTCATAGTGGAAACTTCCTTGGAAAGTCAGCAGTTTACCTTGCAAACGGTAAGATTGCTGGAATAATTATGGGGGCAAAAGTTCCAATAATTATTGTTTCAAGGGCCGATACAAGCGAATCAAAAAGAAATTCAATAGCTATTGCTGCAGCAATTAGCAAGTAATTTTATGGTATTTAATATTTTCGTTGAATATGTTAAAATACAATAGAAAGGTGGGGGAAACCTGAGGGTATAATAATAATTATACAATAAGGGGTGAGTCTTTGATTAAGATTCTAATCCCTCAGGTTCTTGTTGAGAGCCTGAGGGAGTTTTTATATGAACATAGAGAAGTTGTTTTTGACATTTATAATTCAAATTTAGAAGAAAAAATTAGAGAAGATTATTGGGACATAGTTTATTTAACGGAAGAAAAGACTGTCCCGGGAAAAATTTTGGTATATTCCTTAAGGGAATTGGAGCTTGCCGTTAAGCTCTTTGAAGTTAAAGAAGAACATAGAAGGCTAAAAGAAGAGTATGATATGTTGTATTCTTTCCCAGAACTCCAAGGTCCTATAATAAGAGAGTTTTTGCAAAAAGTTATATTAGATTTTAAAGAAAAGAATGAATTAGTGTTATTATATGAAGATGGAATGTATGTAAATGAATACAGAACATTTTTTGAAAGTAGATTACCTCATACAAAAGTGAAATTTTCTAAGAAAAAAGGAGTTAAAATTCCACCCCTAAGGGATAGAAAAGAAGATATTCCATATATTTTTGATATTGTTCTTTCGTCTTTGTACCTAAAACATAAGAATTTGGATAAAAAGATACCTGATAACAATGAATATGAGCTGTTAAAGGAGTATAACTGGCCTGGTAATACAAAAGAATTGGTTAAGGTTGCTAGTAATTATGCGGCAACTGGAAGAATTGAAATACCTAGATTTAAAGCCAGTAATTTTGAAGGTATAGATCTTGTAAATTTTACTAGTAAACTTGTAAAACACGTTGAAAAGAGATATATAATGCTTGCTTTAAAAAAATCTAACTCGAGATTTGAAGCAGCAAAAATGCTCAAAATAAATTATAAAACCCTTTCTCACAAAATAAAACTTTATGGTATTGAAAACTCTAAAAAAAGGTGATAAATGTGATAGTTGGTGTAATTCTATTTGGTGGAAAAGGAACAAGATTTTCTAAAGATTTTCCAAAACAGTTTTTGAAATTTAATGGTAAGACATTGATGGAGCATACAGTTGAAAAGTTTTTATTAGATTGCTTTGAATTTTTAGTAGTAGTGTCAAATAAGGATTATATCAATAAAAGCATAGAAATTTTAAAAAAGTTTGAAAAAAAGATATACGTTATTGAAGGTGGAAAAACTAGAGAGCATTCCACCTTTAATGCTATAAAATTTTTAGAAAATAAAATTGATTTAGATGATATTGTTTTGATTCACGATGGGGCAAGGCCATTTGTTAATAAAGATATAATTGAAAAAAACATTGAAAATGCAAAACTGTTTGGAGCAACAGTTACAGCAATTTCTTCTGAAAATACTATAGCGGTAGTTGAAAATGACTTTATTTTGTCTGTTCCAAAAAGAGAGAATATATTTATAATCCAAACACCGCAAACATTTAAATATAAAGTTTTAAAAGATTCATTTTTAAAATTTTCAAACAGATTGGATAACTTTACTGATGATGGTTCAGTTGTACTTGCTTCAGGTTATAAAGTTTCTATAACGGAAGGTAATAAAAAGAATATAAAAATAACTACAGTAGAAGATTTGCATCTAATGGGAGTTGATGAAATTGTCGGAGGCTAATAGAAGCAAAAAATCAATTTTTAAAAAAGTTTTTATTTCATTGATAATTAGTTTTTCGATGATTATTCTGTTTCAATTTTTTTATTCAACGCAAGTTTCGTTTTTAAGAGATTTACTTACTATAGAATTCTTGATTAGCTTATTAATACTTGTAATAATTTATTTGATAGATACTATGAGACTCTCAATGTTATTAAAGTTTTTTAAATATAACCTTCCTTTCAAAGAGACCTTCAAAAATATATTTTTCGGTAAATTCATTTCTTATATCACTCCAATGTCTATAGGCGGCCAACCTTATCAGATATACCATCTTTCAAAGATAGGTGTAAAAACAGAAGATGCAACAAATATTGTAATTTCAAGAACCTTAGAGATGTCTTTTGTAGTTTTGATTATTGATATTTTATCTATAAGACCTATTTTATCGGCTTATCCTAAAAGTTTTGGATTGTCATTAATTTTAACGGGTTTTATAGTTAGTTTTTCAATTTCTCTTCTTATTTTAATTGGATTTATAAACAAGAAATTTTTAGAAAAAATATTATCTTTTTTTGGAAAATTTTCTAGAGAAAAGCTAGAGAGAGAAAAAATAATAGAATGGATCGATTCATTACATGAAAGTATAAAAATTTTATGGATAAAAAATCCATGGGTATTAATTTTGGATATAATATTGTACTTTGTTACAATTTTGCTTTATACCTATATTTTCTATATTTTTGTTGATAAATTTTCAGGTATAGAATACTTATATTTATTAGGTATAATTTCACTTTTAAATTCTGTTGCTTATTACATTCCAACACCAGGTTCAAGTGGAGGAATTGAAGGGACTTATCAGATAGTATTTTCTCAAATTTTGGGGCCGGATGTTTCTATAAGAATAATTACGGTGTATCGGGTTGTTACATTTTATATACCACTTTTGTTGGGAAGTGTCTTTATAACGAAAATTTCAACTAGTGAAAGAATTTAATAAACTTTAAAAGGAGGGATAAGATGAAGAGGTTTATTGATAGGTTATTTCCGGAAGTATCACCAACGAAATTACTCAGTGAACACGCAGAGTATTGTATGAAAGCAGGTACTATCGTACCACAGATTTTAGACGACTATTTTAATGGAAAAGATATAATGCAATACTCTAAGGAAATTGATAAATTTGAGTCTAGTGCTGATGAGATTAAAACGAGGTTGAGAGAGATTTATACCAAACTTAGATGGAGCTACTTTGATAGAATAGATGCACTTGAGATTATACATAACCAAGATTCGATTATAGATGCCGTTGATGATTTTGTAAAGATACTTACTATGAATAAAGTTGATGAATGTCCAGAAGAAGTAATTGAAAAAATAAAACTTATGGGTGACTATGTTGCAGATGTTATAAAATTTATGAAAGTTTCCGTAGATGAACTTAGGACTGTTGTAGAATCTGACTTTTCTCCAAATGAGATTAATAAAGAAGATAATTTAACTTTTGATGTAGAAAAGGATGAATCGAAAACAGATTCATTGGGAATAGAAATTGGAAAAACACTATATTCATACAAAAATAAGATGAATCCTGTTGATATTTTGTTTTTAAACAGTATTGTAGTTTTAATGATGAAAATAGCTGATAGAGCTGAAAATGTTGTTGAAAGAATTAGAATGATTATTAGATAAGGAGGCGATAAAGTGCTACTGATTGTAGGAGCATTTTTGGTAGGCTTTGGTATGGCATTTGCTATAGGAGCAAATGATGTTGCAAATAGTATGGCAACAGCTGTTGGTGCAAAAGCAATTACACCTAAACAAGCGGTTTTAATAGCTTCTATTTTAGAATTTTTAGGAGCGATTCTTTTTGGAGCACACGTTACCAAAACAATTGCAAAAGGCATAGTTGATTTAAATATGATATCTGATCCAAATAATATATTGATTGGTGCATTTTCAGCATTAATTGCATCAACCATATGGATATTATTAGCAACTTTTTGGGGAATGCCAGTTTCGACAACTCATTCGATAGTAGGAGGAATGATTGGTTTTGGACTTGCTGCTGGTGGACTTCAAATTGTAAATTGGATGACCTTATTAAAAATTGTTATTACCTGGATTACTTCACCACTCATTGGTGGAGCAATGGCTTTTGTAATCTTTAAATTTATTTCCTTTTCAATTTTACATAGAAAACATCCAGCTAAAGCTGCAAAATATGTTGCTCCAATTTTATTAGGTATTGCATTTTATACAATTGCAGTACTTTTTGTTGTAAAAACAATGAAGAAGGATATATTATTAGGAAATTACGCAGGAATTATTATTGGATTTATAGTTTTTCTTATTTCATTTTTGTATTTGAGAAAAGCAAAAGTTGGAGATAATGAATATGATATAGTTGAGAAAATTTTCAAGAAAGCACAGGTTGTAACTTCATGCTATGTCAGTTTTTCTCATGGAGCAAACGATGTAGCAAATGCGGTAGGTCCACTTGCTTTAATGTACATTATAATAACTACTGGTAGTGTAAAAGGGGCAATAGAAATACCGAAATATATTTTAGCTTTGGGTGGTATTGGTATATCTTTTGGTGTTGCAATTTTGGGTTACAGGGTTATGAAAACAGTTGGTCAAGATATTACTGAACTTAATAACACTAGAGGTTTTTCAATTGATTTTTCAACTGCAACCACGGTTCTTATAGCTTCTACTATGGGAATGCCTATTTCAACTACACATACAGTGGTAGGTGCAGTATCTGGTGTAGGTTTTGCAAGAGGAATAGAAGTTGTAAATGTTGGAATTTTAAAGAACATAATTATTTCCTGGTTTGTTACAGTACCATTTGCAGCTGGAGTTAGTGCTCTTTTGTATATAGTATTGACGTAAGTTATGATATAATTATTTTCGGAGGTGAGATAATGAAAAAAGTAATGATAATAGCATTAATTGTAATTTCACTTGTTTCTTTTTCATTTACAAGGTATCAGGAAAGAACATTTGGAATTAGAATAAATAATCCTGTAGATTTAAAAAATGATATCTTGCCAAAACCTGAGTTTATTGACAATCTGATTTTATATTATGGATACCAAAAAAATATTGATTCTCAGCATAATTCACCTGTCTCATATGGTTTTGGAATATATTCAAATTTGGATTTTGACAACGAATATATAGTCAGAGGAGCTTCGTTTGATTTTGCAGTAAAAGTTTTTGGAGTAACGTTATTTAATGAAGGTGAAAAACTTCAATTAGGATTTCAAGGTGAAGTTTTCTATAAGAAGGAAATTTTTCAAAAAGAAGCAGGTTCAAGCAGCAATTTATCTGATTTTGGAAGCGTAAGTTTTTCACATTATAACAAAATAATTGTGAACTCGTTTACTCTAAAACCGGGATTACGAGCAGATTTTATTTTTAGTAAAGATGTTACATTTAGTGGAAGAGTTTATTATAACATTCAATTTTTCATGGGTGCAAAAACAGAAACTGGAAAAAAAGTTGTTAGTGATATAGAACCTATGAATTCTATTGATTTTGACGTTGCTTTAAATATAGCATTTTAAAGGGGAGTGCAATGAAACAATATATTGATTTTGACAGAGTTTTTCAGGATTTTTTGAAATATACTTTTTCTCCATACGGTCAAGAGTATTTAAAAAGATTGGTTGAAAATAAGCCCAAAGATGATGAGTATGAATACTTAAATGAAATATATGAAATACAGGTAACCCTTGGGTTACCTGTATTTCATAGGCTTGTTGATATAAGACAGATACTTGAAAAAACAAAAAGTTATTCAGTTTTACTACCGGAAGAGATATTTAAGATAAAAGATTTTTTAGTGTTTGTTGAGGATGCAAAAAAAGTAGTACCTAGTTCAAGGTATAAACTTTCGTATTATCTATCCAAATTGGGAAATTATTCTTCAATTATTGAGGAAATTGACAGAATTTTTGATTCTGATGGAAATGTAAAAGATAATGCTTCAAAAAATTTGTCTGTGATTAGAAAGGAAATAAAAAGGCATCAATTAGAAATAAAGCAAAGAATTGAAAAGTTTATTTCGAAAAATAGCAAGTATTTGCAAGAGCAATTGTATACAAAGAGAAATGGTAGATATGTATTTTTAATAAGATCCGGTGCTCGTGGGAATTTAGAAGGTATTGTACACGGAAGTTCTAATACAGGTGCAACTTTATTTTTTGAACCAAAGGAGTTTATTACTCTTAATGATAAATATGAAATTTTACTTAGTGAGGAAAAAATTGAAATAGATAAGATTTTAAGGGGAATAACAAGTAAAATTCATGATAGATATGGTAACTTAATGAATGATATTGAAATTGTTGGATTTTTTGATTCGTTGTATGCAAGAGCAAAATATGCATATGAAAATAAAGCCATAGTTGTAAAACCTGATGGACAGTATTTAAAACTTGTTAATGCAAGACATCCTTTAATTCCAAAGGATAAAGTTGTTCCCATTTCAATTGATTTACCAGTGGACAAAAAGGGGTTAATAATTACTGGACCAAATACTGGTGGAAAAACAGTTACATTAAAAACCATAGCTCTTTTTATCTTTATGGCACAACATGCGATGCCTATTTTGGCAGATCACGGTACAAGAATTCCTGATTTTAAATTGTATTTGGATATTGGTGATTCTCAAGACGTAGTTGAAAATTTAAGTACTTTTTCGTCTCATATGGTAAGGATTATTGATGCGATAAAAAATGCTGATGAAAATTCTTTGGTAATTATAGATGAGCTTGGTTCTGGAACTGATCCGTTTGAAGGTAGTGCACTTGCTATTTCAATAATTGAATATTTGATTGAGAAAAATATAAGATTTGTTATTACAACTCACCTTACCAACGTTAAACTTTTTGCTATGGAAAGAGATGATATTATTACAGCATCGATGGAATTTGATCTTGAGACATTAAGACCAACTTATAGGCTATTATTAAACACTCCGGGAGCTTCACATGCATTTGAAATATCTGAAAGGTTGGGCCTTCCTAAAGAGATTATTGAGCAAGCAAAGAAGCATATTTCAAAAGATCATTTAAAGATTGAAAACTTGATCAAAGGGTTAAATTCAAAAGTAAGCGAACTTGAGAGCAAAAAATTCGAACTTGAAAAGACGTTAGATGAATATGAACGATTGAGGAAAGAATATGAGAGAAAATACAATGTTTTAAAGATGAAAAAAATAGAGGAATTAGATAAAGAACTTAGAGAAATGTATAAAGAATTTAGAAATGCAAAAAAGGAACTTCAAAATGCACTGTTTTCCGCTAAAACTAAAAATGAAAGTTTAATAAAGAAGAGACTTAAAAATATAGAAGAGAAAGAAAATACTATACAAGAAATTGATAGCAAAATTGAAACGATGAAATATCCTGAAGTTGAAGGAGAAATTGATGTTGGAAAGTATGTAAGATTAAAAGACGGAACAACGGTTGGAAAAGTTATAGAAAAAAGAGGAGAAAATAAATTCTTGGTTGATTTTAATGGATTAAAGATAGAAGTTAAAAAGAATAAACTTGTACAGGTAGACGTTCAAGATAATAAACAAACTAATGAAGTTAGTGAATCAATTCATTTGGTATCATTTAGTCCTTTGAAAAGTAATGAAATTGATTTGCGTGGAATGACAGTTGAAGAGGCGTTAGAAGTAATTGATAAATTTATAGACGATCTTGTTTTATCAGACTTTTCAAGTGGATATATTATCCATGGAAAAGGAACAGGAAGTCTTGCGTCAAATATCTGGAATTTTCTTAGAAATGATAAAAGGGTGAAAAGTTACCGCTTTGGTAGGCCAAGTGAAGGTGGAGTAGGTGTAACTGTTGTGGAGGTGTAGTAAGCTTGATTTTTGCTTTGGATGTAGGAACGAGAAAAATCGCTGGAATTTTAGCAACTTTGGAAGATGAAAAAATAGTAATTCATGATGTGGTTATAAAAGAGCATGAACATAGAGCTATGCTCGATGGTCAAATTCATGATGTAGATAAAGTTGCAAGAGTTGTAAAAAAAGTAAAAGAAGAACTTGAGAAAAGAAATGATGTAAAATTGGAAAAAGTAGCAGTTGCGCTTGCAGGAAGATTTCTTCAAACTGCAATAGGAGAGTATGAAGAAGATATATCTCAAGTTAACGAAATAAATGATGAAGTTGTAACAAGGTTAGAATTATCTGCGGTGGATAATGCAGTTCAAAATATCCAGTCGGAAAATATGTACTGTGTAGGATATTCTGTTATAAGGTATGAATTGGATGGAAATTGGCTTAAGAACATAAGGGGGTTGCGTGGTAAAAAGGCAAGTTTACAGGTAGTAACAGCATTTTTACCGATTCAAGTTGTTGATGCAATGATTTCAGTTTTAAGAAAAGTAGATCTTGTAATGACTCACATGACATTGGAACCTATTGCTGCTATAAATGTTACAGTTCCTGAAGATTTAAGGATTTTAAACATTGCGCTTGTTGATGTTGGAGCAGGAACTAGTGATATTGCAATATCCAAAGAGGGGACAATTGTCGCATATGGTATGGTTCCACTTGCAGGTGATGAAATTACAGAGGCAATTACTAAGACTTTGCTTGTTGATTTTTCAACAGCAGAAGAATTAAAGAGGTGGCTTTCAAGTAGTAGTAATGACGATAAGAAATTATATAGAAATATTTTAGATAAAGAAAAAGAAATAACAAGAGATGAACTGAAAAAATTAGTTTCTCCGGTAGTTCAAAATATTACTGATAAAGTTGCAGAAGAAATTTTAAGGTTAAATGGTCAAGCTCCTCAAGTTGTAATGGTAGTTGGAGGTGGCGCAAAGGTACCAGGTTTTGTAGAATCTTTGTCAGAAAAATTGGGAATAGAACTCGATAACATATCTTTAAAAAATGCAAAGAATTTAAATATTATTGATAACACAGGGATAATTGAGGGAAGTGAATTTGTTACACCTTTAGGTATTGCATATACCGCGCTTACAAGAAGTGGGACGATTTTTGAACAAGTTTTTGTTAATGATGAACCAATTCAACTTGTTGGATTTTCTGGTGGCCATACATTAAGTGACGTTTTGTTACAATGTGGATATTCTCTTTCAGAACTAATTGGTAAGCCATCGGAGTCAATTGTGCTTGAGGTAAATGGGAAAATGAAAATATTAAAAGGAGAGCTTCCAAAACCAGCACCGATATTTATAAATGGCAAAAAAGCAAGTTTAAGAGATAAAGTAAAACACGGTGATAGAATTTTTGTTGGTAAACCTTCTCAAAATTCTGGAAAAAAATATAGGTTGTATGACGTTGTACCACCAATTGAACTAGATTTTGGAAGTAAAATTGAGTATTATTATCCACCAGTAAATTTAAACGGCAATATAGTAAATGAAAATGTTGAATTGAATGATGGGGATATTATAAATTATGATCCAGTGTTTGTTGGAACCATAAGGGAAAATTTGGAGAAAAATCTTGCAAATGTAGAGTTTTTCTTTAATGATGTATATTTTGAAAGAAAGCAAGGAATTGTGAAAATATACAAGGGTGATTTGCAGCTTTCAGATAAAAATCAAGTTAATCCTGGTGAGAAATTGAGGGTTGTATTAGAAAAAAAACCTTTGAAAATTGCTGATATAACACAAGGAGAAATAAAAAGGGTAAAAATAAATTTGAATGGTAAAGAGGTTATCCTTGAAAAAGATTCGCTGCTTTATGAGGTAAATGGAGTAATTGTTAGTAAAGAGTATGAGATAAAAAATGGTGATAAGATATATTCAACAACCCCTGAAGATAGTTCAATAATAGTAGCTGATATATTTGCATATCTTGATGTTGATTTAAAGAAAATAAAGTCGTATCAACTTTTAAAAAATGGTCAAACTGCATTCTTTACAGAACCGTTGCAAGATGGAGATGAAGTAATTTTTACATATGAATTGAAGGGGTGAAAGTATGAATCTTGAAGAATTCAAAAAATTTAGAGAAAAAATGAATGAAAGAATTCTTGAAGAAGGGACTTTAAATACTAAGAGGTTTTTTAACTTAGATGGAAATG
This DNA window, taken from Thermosipho africanus Ob7, encodes the following:
- a CDS encoding helix-turn-helix domain-containing protein codes for the protein MIKILIPQVLVESLREFLYEHREVVFDIYNSNLEEKIREDYWDIVYLTEEKTVPGKILVYSLRELELAVKLFEVKEEHRRLKEEYDMLYSFPELQGPIIREFLQKVILDFKEKNELVLLYEDGMYVNEYRTFFESRLPHTKVKFSKKKGVKIPPLRDRKEDIPYIFDIVLSSLYLKHKNLDKKIPDNNEYELLKEYNWPGNTKELVKVASNYAATGRIEIPRFKASNFEGIDLVNFTSKLVKHVEKRYIMLALKKSNSRFEAAKMLKINYKTLSHKIKLYGIENSKKR
- a CDS encoding IspD/TarI family cytidylyltransferase, giving the protein MIVGVILFGGKGTRFSKDFPKQFLKFNGKTLMEHTVEKFLLDCFEFLVVVSNKDYINKSIEILKKFEKKIYVIEGGKTREHSTFNAIKFLENKIDLDDIVLIHDGARPFVNKDIIEKNIENAKLFGATVTAISSENTIAVVENDFILSVPKRENIFIIQTPQTFKYKVLKDSFLKFSNRLDNFTDDGSVVLASGYKVSITEGNKKNIKITTVEDLHLMGVDEIVGG
- a CDS encoding lysylphosphatidylglycerol synthase transmembrane domain-containing protein; the protein is MKLSEANRSKKSIFKKVFISLIISFSMIILFQFFYSTQVSFLRDLLTIEFLISLLILVIIYLIDTMRLSMLLKFFKYNLPFKETFKNIFFGKFISYITPMSIGGQPYQIYHLSKIGVKTEDATNIVISRTLEMSFVVLIIDILSIRPILSAYPKSFGLSLILTGFIVSFSISLLILIGFINKKFLEKILSFFGKFSREKLEREKIIEWIDSLHESIKILWIKNPWVLILDIILYFVTILLYTYIFYIFVDKFSGIEYLYLLGIISLLNSVAYYIPTPGSSGGIEGTYQIVFSQILGPDVSIRIITVYRVVTFYIPLLLGSVFITKISTSERI
- a CDS encoding DUF47 domain-containing protein is translated as MKRFIDRLFPEVSPTKLLSEHAEYCMKAGTIVPQILDDYFNGKDIMQYSKEIDKFESSADEIKTRLREIYTKLRWSYFDRIDALEIIHNQDSIIDAVDDFVKILTMNKVDECPEEVIEKIKLMGDYVADVIKFMKVSVDELRTVVESDFSPNEINKEDNLTFDVEKDESKTDSLGIEIGKTLYSYKNKMNPVDILFLNSIVVLMMKIADRAENVVERIRMIIR
- a CDS encoding inorganic phosphate transporter: MLLIVGAFLVGFGMAFAIGANDVANSMATAVGAKAITPKQAVLIASILEFLGAILFGAHVTKTIAKGIVDLNMISDPNNILIGAFSALIASTIWILLATFWGMPVSTTHSIVGGMIGFGLAAGGLQIVNWMTLLKIVITWITSPLIGGAMAFVIFKFISFSILHRKHPAKAAKYVAPILLGIAFYTIAVLFVVKTMKKDILLGNYAGIIIGFIVFLISFLYLRKAKVGDNEYDIVEKIFKKAQVVTSCYVSFSHGANDVANAVGPLALMYIIITTGSVKGAIEIPKYILALGGIGISFGVAILGYRVMKTVGQDITELNNTRGFSIDFSTATTVLIASTMGMPISTTHTVVGAVSGVGFARGIEVVNVGILKNIIISWFVTVPFAAGVSALLYIVLT
- a CDS encoding endonuclease MutS2 — its product is MKQYIDFDRVFQDFLKYTFSPYGQEYLKRLVENKPKDDEYEYLNEIYEIQVTLGLPVFHRLVDIRQILEKTKSYSVLLPEEIFKIKDFLVFVEDAKKVVPSSRYKLSYYLSKLGNYSSIIEEIDRIFDSDGNVKDNASKNLSVIRKEIKRHQLEIKQRIEKFISKNSKYLQEQLYTKRNGRYVFLIRSGARGNLEGIVHGSSNTGATLFFEPKEFITLNDKYEILLSEEKIEIDKILRGITSKIHDRYGNLMNDIEIVGFFDSLYARAKYAYENKAIVVKPDGQYLKLVNARHPLIPKDKVVPISIDLPVDKKGLIITGPNTGGKTVTLKTIALFIFMAQHAMPILADHGTRIPDFKLYLDIGDSQDVVENLSTFSSHMVRIIDAIKNADENSLVIIDELGSGTDPFEGSALAISIIEYLIEKNIRFVITTHLTNVKLFAMERDDIITASMEFDLETLRPTYRLLLNTPGASHAFEISERLGLPKEIIEQAKKHISKDHLKIENLIKGLNSKVSELESKKFELEKTLDEYERLRKEYERKYNVLKMKKIEELDKELREMYKEFRNAKKELQNALFSAKTKNESLIKKRLKNIEEKENTIQEIDSKIETMKYPEVEGEIDVGKYVRLKDGTTVGKVIEKRGENKFLVDFNGLKIEVKKNKLVQVDVQDNKQTNEVSESIHLVSFSPLKSNEIDLRGMTVEEALEVIDKFIDDLVLSDFSSGYIIHGKGTGSLASNIWNFLRNDKRVKSYRFGRPSEGGVGVTVVEV
- a CDS encoding cell division protein FtsA, with amino-acid sequence MIFALDVGTRKIAGILATLEDEKIVIHDVVIKEHEHRAMLDGQIHDVDKVARVVKKVKEELEKRNDVKLEKVAVALAGRFLQTAIGEYEEDISQVNEINDEVVTRLELSAVDNAVQNIQSENMYCVGYSVIRYELDGNWLKNIRGLRGKKASLQVVTAFLPIQVVDAMISVLRKVDLVMTHMTLEPIAAINVTVPEDLRILNIALVDVGAGTSDIAISKEGTIVAYGMVPLAGDEITEAITKTLLVDFSTAEELKRWLSSSSNDDKKLYRNILDKEKEITRDELKKLVSPVVQNITDKVAEEILRLNGQAPQVVMVVGGGAKVPGFVESLSEKLGIELDNISLKNAKNLNIIDNTGIIEGSEFVTPLGIAYTALTRSGTIFEQVFVNDEPIQLVGFSGGHTLSDVLLQCGYSLSELIGKPSESIVLEVNGKMKILKGELPKPAPIFINGKKASLRDKVKHGDRIFVGKPSQNSGKKYRLYDVVPPIELDFGSKIEYYYPPVNLNGNIVNENVELNDGDIINYDPVFVGTIRENLEKNLANVEFFFNDVYFERKQGIVKIYKGDLQLSDKNQVNPGEKLRVVLEKKPLKIADITQGEIKRVKINLNGKEVILEKDSLLYEVNGVIVSKEYEIKNGDKIYSTTPEDSSIIVADIFAYLDVDLKKIKSYQLLKNGQTAFFTEPLQDGDEVIFTYELKG